From one Brevibacterium sp. 'Marine' genomic stretch:
- the yidC gene encoding membrane protein insertase YidC produces the protein MDWMDKLLYPLQWVVAWILAIFHEIFTAIGLPADSGWTWVLSIAGLTVVIRALLIPLFVYQIKSQRKMQLLQPEIQRLQAKYKGKKDQYSRQAMAEEQMALFRDNKTSPWASCLPLLVQMPIFFSLFRVIHNMPKVAEGSVGAIGGFTQQLAIQAENSSIFGISLSAVFTDPGFAVKLLTGVLIVIMAATMFITQKQMMAKNMSESAMANPMMQSQKMLLYVMPLVFGIGGIYFPLGVLIYWLVSNTWTMAQQHMVIRNMPAPGSKAEKEMLERKARKGKTVKQDELKGSTVTEEAPKKSGQRQQPVSKNRKKNKKR, from the coding sequence ATGGACTGGATGGACAAGCTGCTCTACCCGCTGCAGTGGGTAGTTGCTTGGATCCTCGCGATCTTCCACGAGATCTTCACCGCGATCGGCCTGCCTGCCGACAGCGGTTGGACCTGGGTGCTCTCGATCGCCGGACTGACCGTGGTCATCCGTGCTCTCCTCATCCCTCTCTTCGTCTACCAGATCAAGTCGCAGCGCAAGATGCAGCTGCTGCAGCCGGAGATCCAGCGTCTGCAGGCGAAGTACAAAGGCAAGAAAGACCAGTACTCTCGCCAGGCCATGGCCGAAGAGCAGATGGCACTGTTCCGCGACAACAAGACCAGCCCCTGGGCATCGTGCCTGCCGCTGCTCGTGCAGATGCCGATCTTCTTCTCGCTCTTCCGCGTCATCCACAACATGCCGAAGGTCGCCGAGGGCTCTGTCGGCGCGATCGGCGGCTTCACTCAGCAGCTGGCGATTCAGGCCGAGAACTCTTCGATCTTCGGCATCAGCCTTTCGGCGGTCTTCACCGACCCAGGCTTTGCAGTCAAGCTGCTGACCGGTGTGCTCATCGTCATCATGGCCGCCACCATGTTCATCACCCAGAAGCAGATGATGGCGAAGAACATGTCGGAGTCGGCGATGGCCAACCCGATGATGCAGTCGCAGAAGATGCTGCTCTATGTGATGCCTCTCGTCTTCGGCATCGGCGGCATCTACTTCCCGCTCGGTGTCCTCATCTACTGGCTGGTCTCGAACACCTGGACGATGGCTCAGCAGCACATGGTCATCCGCAATATGCCCGCTCCCGGCTCGAAGGCCGAGAAGGAGATGCTTGAGCGCAAGGCTCGCAAGGGCAAGACCGTGAAGCAGGATGAGCTCAAGGGGTCGACCGTCACCGAGGAGGCCCCGAAGAAGAGCGGCCAGCGGCAGCAGCCTGTGAGCAAGAACCGTAAGAAGAACAAGAAGCGCTGA
- a CDS encoding ParA family protein, which yields MPIMDESSPIGAAIARDNRRADRLSQTTFPRPDSTRIFTIANQKGGVGKTTTAVNIAAALANQGLNVLLIDIDPQGNASTALGIDHYSEVTSIYDVLIDDVPMREAVAQCPDFDTLKCVPATIDLAGAEIELVSLVAREQRLQRALGIYLKEEEAAGDRVDYIIIDCPPSLGLLTVNAFVAAREVLIPIQCEYYALEGLSQLLKNIQLIQKHLNPELAISTILLTMYDGRTNLSAQVAEDVRTHFPEQVLGTAIPRSVRISEAPSYGQTVISYDPHSSGALSYREAAEEIANRGVSRG from the coding sequence ATGCCGATCATGGATGAGTCGTCTCCCATTGGTGCCGCGATTGCACGGGACAACCGGCGAGCGGATCGACTGTCGCAGACAACCTTTCCACGGCCGGACTCGACCCGCATCTTCACGATCGCGAACCAGAAGGGCGGCGTCGGAAAGACCACGACGGCGGTGAACATCGCGGCTGCCCTGGCCAATCAGGGGCTCAACGTCCTGCTCATCGACATCGACCCCCAGGGCAATGCGAGCACCGCCCTGGGCATCGACCATTATTCCGAGGTCACGAGCATCTATGACGTCCTCATCGACGATGTTCCGATGCGCGAGGCCGTGGCACAGTGTCCGGACTTCGACACTCTCAAGTGCGTGCCGGCCACCATCGACCTCGCCGGCGCGGAGATCGAACTCGTGTCCCTCGTCGCGCGCGAACAGAGACTGCAGCGTGCCCTGGGTATCTATCTCAAAGAAGAGGAAGCAGCCGGAGACCGCGTCGACTACATCATCATCGACTGCCCGCCCAGCCTCGGTCTGCTGACAGTGAACGCCTTCGTGGCAGCTCGCGAGGTCCTCATTCCGATCCAGTGCGAATACTATGCACTCGAGGGACTGAGCCAGCTGCTGAAGAACATCCAGCTCATCCAGAAGCATCTCAATCCTGAGCTCGCGATCTCCACGATTCTGCTGACGATGTATGACGGTCGCACGAACCTCAGCGCTCAGGTCGCCGAGGATGTTCGCACCCATTTCCCGGAGCAGGTGCTCGGCACTGCTATCCCGAGATCGGTGAGGATCTCCGAGGCACCGAGCTATGGCCAGACCGTGATCTCATATGACCCACATTCCAGCGGTGCCCTGTCGTATCGGGAAGCCGCTGAAGAAATAGCGAATCGAGGAGTAAGTCGTGGCTGA
- the rsmG gene encoding 16S rRNA (guanine(527)-N(7))-methyltransferase RsmG, which translates to MTDQPDNDPELPNETELSNETTTAEIESPPPGTEEYFGAAYPAAQRYAEHLATTGIDWGLIGPREVDRLWTRHILNCAVVAEHIGENDVVGDVGSGAGLPGIPIALLRPEAKIVLIEPMERRVEWLNMVVDDLGLENVRIVRERVEDLVDEEMFTVVTARAVKAMTTLIEWTREVISPGGRILALKGASVEGELAKAKKLIKRYRLSQPEIHIVDGGGILEVPSRVVEIVKK; encoded by the coding sequence ATGACTGATCAGCCCGATAACGACCCCGAGCTCCCGAACGAGACCGAGCTCTCGAACGAAACGACGACAGCGGAGATCGAGTCGCCTCCGCCCGGCACCGAAGAGTACTTCGGTGCGGCTTATCCTGCCGCGCAGCGGTATGCCGAGCACTTGGCCACGACCGGAATCGACTGGGGGCTCATCGGTCCGCGCGAGGTCGATCGCCTGTGGACTCGGCATATTCTCAATTGCGCTGTGGTCGCCGAGCATATCGGTGAGAACGATGTCGTCGGCGACGTCGGCAGCGGAGCCGGCCTGCCCGGAATTCCGATCGCGCTGCTGCGCCCGGAGGCGAAGATCGTCCTTATCGAACCGATGGAGCGTCGTGTCGAATGGCTGAACATGGTCGTCGATGATCTGGGACTTGAGAATGTGCGCATCGTTCGCGAACGGGTCGAGGACCTCGTCGACGAGGAGATGTTCACGGTCGTGACCGCACGTGCGGTCAAGGCGATGACGACCCTCATCGAATGGACCCGCGAGGTCATCAGCCCCGGAGGACGGATCCTCGCCCTCAAGGGAGCTTCGGTCGAAGGCGAGCTTGCCAAGGCGAAGAAGCTGATCAAACGGTATCGACTCTCGCAGCCCGAGATCCATATCGTTGATGGCGGCGGCATCCTCGAGGTTCCGAGTCGTGTCGTCGAGATCGTCAAGAAATAG
- a CDS encoding R3H domain-containing nucleic acid-binding protein → MTEEKIDETSEQTPEETSEETSTKPSRAELLEEEGEIAADYLEELMDLADIDGDIDIDVADGRAQLSIVCEDDEDSNLSTLVGREGRTLGALQELSRLAVQTQTGQRSWLMLDIDGFRNSRREELVKKAKRAIDDVKDGGEEFAFKPMNSFERKIIHDQAARAGLVSESEGEGDGRHVVIRLADD, encoded by the coding sequence ATGACCGAAGAGAAGATCGACGAGACCTCCGAACAGACACCGGAAGAGACTTCGGAGGAGACCTCGACGAAGCCGAGCCGTGCCGAACTCCTCGAAGAAGAGGGTGAGATCGCCGCGGACTACCTCGAAGAGCTGATGGATCTGGCCGACATCGACGGCGATATCGACATCGATGTCGCTGACGGTCGTGCGCAGCTGTCCATCGTCTGCGAGGACGACGAGGACTCGAACCTGAGTACCCTCGTCGGCCGTGAGGGCCGGACCCTCGGTGCGCTGCAGGAACTCAGCCGTCTGGCCGTGCAGACGCAGACCGGTCAGCGGTCGTGGCTGATGCTCGATATCGACGGCTTCCGCAACAGCCGTCGCGAAGAGCTGGTCAAGAAGGCCAAGCGTGCCATCGACGACGTCAAGGACGGCGGCGAAGAATTCGCGTTCAAACCGATGAACAGCTTCGAACGCAAGATCATCCATGACCAGGCGGCCCGCGCCGGTCTGGTCTCGGAGTCCGAGGGTGAGGGCGACGGTCGTCATGTCGTCATCCGGCTCGCCGATGACTGA